The genomic stretch AGACATGTCGTTCTGACGAGCTGCTGCGTTGATACGCGCGATCCACAGCTGACGGAACTGACGTTTCTTTTGACGACGGTCACGGTAAGCGTATTGACCAGCTTTGATAACAGCCTGGAATGCAACACGATATACGCGAGAACGGGCACCGTAGTAGCCTTTCGCCTGCTTTAAAATTTTCTTGTGACGTGCACGTGCAATCACACCACGTTTTACGCGAGCCATATGCTCTCCTGAGTTTTATATTCTAAATTAAAAAAGTGTATTTATGCGTACGGCAGACATGCAGAGACCATGGCCAAATCGTTCTTGGATACCAGGCCTTTTGGACGCAAGTGACGTTTACGCTTAGTAGCTTTTTTGGTCAGAATATGACGCAGGTTTGCGTGCTTACGCTTAAAACCACCGTTGGCGGTTTTTTTGAAGCGTTTAGCG from Rahnella sikkimica encodes the following:
- the rplT gene encoding 50S ribosomal protein L20, which encodes MARVKRGVIARARHKKILKQAKGYYGARSRVYRVAFQAVIKAGQYAYRDRRQKKRQFRQLWIARINAAARQNDMSYSKFINGLKKASIEIDRKILADIAVFDKVVFAALVEKAKAALA
- the rpmI gene encoding 50S ribosomal protein L35 → MPKIKTVRGAAKRFKKTANGGFKRKHANLRHILTKKATKRKRHLRPKGLVSKNDLAMVSACLPYA